A single genomic interval of Ovis aries strain OAR_USU_Benz2616 breed Rambouillet chromosome 9, ARS-UI_Ramb_v3.0, whole genome shotgun sequence harbors:
- the ZNF250 gene encoding zinc finger protein 250 isoform X1: protein MGLLGLCPLLSGGVGVAHALAVLAPVFPEPAQPQASPSGAQTESQGPSGCIHQNRAPTGAARQDQACPGHQRVHRRVVVPTPQVQPLLMGVVSGGSQAWCFPLTMMRSPSPVCVLQAMPGKLGSPTALGVHGIPRRLGWDHPGALICSFLFLSPTRFSDTVSLRRATAQMMAAARLLPPPAVPQAKVTFEDVAVFLSQDEWDRLGPAQRGLYRHVMMETYGNVVSVGIPGSKPEVISQLERGEEPWVLDKQGNEQLRGWGISRSGCEHKDQDQNADSSLRPLTSEEISMILRKTPAEWSDPGSYEPEQSFRLSPSPAGPPEGQAVSPSAPVAQRPAVPGGERPYRCVECGKCFGRSSHLLQHQRTHTGERPYVCGVCGKAFSQSSVLSKHKRIHTGEKPYACHECGKAFRVSSDLAQHHKIHTGEKPHECLECRKAFTQLSHLLQHQRIHTGERPYVCGVCGKAFNHSTVLRSHRRVHTGEKPHECAECGRAFSVKRTLLQHQRVHTGEKPYACGECGRAFSDRSVLIQHHSVHTGEKPYECGECGKAFRHRSTLLNHERIHTEEKPYGCYACGKAFVQHSHLTQHQRVHTGEKPYVCSECGHAFSARRSLVQHQRVHTGERPFRCAQCGKAFSLKATLIVHLRTHTGERPYECSRCGKAFSQYSVLVQHQRIHTGERPYECAECGRAFNQHGHLIQHQKVHRKL, encoded by the exons ATGGGCCTGCTGGGCTTGTGCCCCCTTCTGTCTGGCGGGGTGGGTGTGGCGCACGCCTTAGCAGTGCTTGCCCCAGTGTTCCCAGAGcctgcccagccccaggcctccccatcAGGTGCTCAGACCGAATCTCAGGGTCCCTCTGGTTGCATCCACCAGAACCGGGCTCCCACTGGAGCCGCCAGGCAGGACCAGGCATGCCCAGGGCATCAGCGGGTCCACAGGAGGGTTGTGGTCCCCACACCACAAGTGCAGCCTCTCCTCATGGGGGTTGTCTCTGGAGGCAGTCAGGCCTGGTGTTTCCCCCTCACCATGATGCGCTCACCcagccctgtgtgtgtgctgcaggccatgccTGGTAAACTGGGCAGCCCAACGGCCCTTGGGGTGCATGGCATCCCCAGGCGTCTTGGATGGGACCATCCTGGGGCCCTCATatgctccttcctcttcctcagcCCTACACGCTTCTCCGATACCGTCTCCCTTCGACGTGCCACGGCCCAGATGATGGCAGCGGCCCGGCTCCTGCCGCCACCAGCGGTGCCTCAG GCCAAGGTGACCTTCGAGGACGTGGCTGTGTTCCTCTCCCAGGATGAGTGGGACCGTCTGGGCCCTGCCCAGCGTGGCCTCTACCGACACGTGATGATGGAGACCTATGGGAATGTGGTCTCTGTGG GAATTCCAGGATCCAAGCCCGAGGTGATCTCCCAGCTGGAGCGAGGAGAGGAGCCGTGGGTCCTGGACAAGCAGGGCAACGAGCAGCTCAGGGGCTGGGGCATCAGCCGCTCAG GATGTGAGCACAAGGATCAGGACCAGAACGCAGACTCCAGCCTGAGGCCGCTCACTTCAGAGGAGATATCAATGATTCTGAGGAAAACGCCTGCCGAGTGGAGTGATCCGGGAAGTTACGAACCTGAGCAGAGTTTCCGGCTGAGTCCCAGCCCTGCCGGCCCCCCTGAAGGCCAGGCTGTGAGCCCCAGCGCGCCGGTCGCCCAGCGCCCGGCCGTTCCTGGCGGGGAGAGGCCCTACCGGTGCGTGGAGTGCGGGAAGTGCTTTGGGCGGAGCTCCCACCTGCTGCAGCACCAGAGGACGCATACTGGGGAGAGGCCCTATGTGTGCGGTGTGTGTGGCAAGGCCTTCAGCCAGAGCTCGGTGCTCAGCAAGCACAAGAGGATccacacgggcgagaagccctACGCGTGCCACGAGTGTGGAAAGGCCTTTCGAGTGAGTTCGGATCTCGCTCAGCATCACAAGATACACACAGGGGAGAAGCCACACGAGTGTCTCGAGTGCCGCAAGGCCTTCACGCAGCTCTCGCACCTCCTGCAGCACCAGCGCATCCACACTGGCGAGCGGCCGTACGTGTGCGGTGTGTGCGGCAAGGCCTTCAACCACAGCACCGTGCTGCGCAGCCACCGGCGGGTGCACACGGGGGAGAAGCCTCACGAGTGTGCAGAGTGTGGTCGCGCCTTCAGCGTGAAGAGGACCCTGCTCCAGCACCAGCGGGTGCACACCGGGGAGAAGCCCTACGCCTGCGGCGAGTGTGGCCGCGCGTTCAGTGACCGCTCCGTCCTCATCCAGCATCACAGCGTGCACACTGGCGAGAAGCCGTACGAGTGTGGCGAGTGTGGCAAAGCCTTCCGGCACCGCTCCACCCTCCTGAACCATGAGCGCATCCACACGGAGGAGAAGCCGTATGGCTGCTACGCCTGCGGCAAGGCCTTCGTGCAGCACTCCCACTTGACCCAGCACCAGCGGGTCCACACCGGCGAGAAGCCCTACGTGTGCAGCGAGTGCGGCCACGCCTTCAGCGCCCGCAGGTCCCTGGTCCAGCACCAGCGGGTCCACACCGGCGAGCGGCCCTTCCGCTGCGCacagtgtggcaaggcctttagcTTGAAGGCCACGCTGATCGTGCACCTGAGGACCCACACGGGCGAGAGGCCGTACGAGTGCAGCCGCTGCGGCAAGGCCTTCAGCCAGTACTCGGTGCTCGTGCAGCACCAGCGCATCCACACGGGCGAGAGGCCGTACGAGTGTGCGGAGTGCGGCCGCGCCTTCAACCAGCACGGCCACCTCATCCAGCACCAGAAGGTGCACAGGAAGCTGTGA
- the ZNF250 gene encoding zinc finger protein 250 isoform X2 codes for MRQLRGRPTRFSDTVSLRRATAQMMAAARLLPPPAVPQAKVTFEDVAVFLSQDEWDRLGPAQRGLYRHVMMETYGNVVSVGIPGSKPEVISQLERGEEPWVLDKQGNEQLRGWGISRSGCEHKDQDQNADSSLRPLTSEEISMILRKTPAEWSDPGSYEPEQSFRLSPSPAGPPEGQAVSPSAPVAQRPAVPGGERPYRCVECGKCFGRSSHLLQHQRTHTGERPYVCGVCGKAFSQSSVLSKHKRIHTGEKPYACHECGKAFRVSSDLAQHHKIHTGEKPHECLECRKAFTQLSHLLQHQRIHTGERPYVCGVCGKAFNHSTVLRSHRRVHTGEKPHECAECGRAFSVKRTLLQHQRVHTGEKPYACGECGRAFSDRSVLIQHHSVHTGEKPYECGECGKAFRHRSTLLNHERIHTEEKPYGCYACGKAFVQHSHLTQHQRVHTGEKPYVCSECGHAFSARRSLVQHQRVHTGERPFRCAQCGKAFSLKATLIVHLRTHTGERPYECSRCGKAFSQYSVLVQHQRIHTGERPYECAECGRAFNQHGHLIQHQKVHRKL; via the exons cCCTACACGCTTCTCCGATACCGTCTCCCTTCGACGTGCCACGGCCCAGATGATGGCAGCGGCCCGGCTCCTGCCGCCACCAGCGGTGCCTCAG GCCAAGGTGACCTTCGAGGACGTGGCTGTGTTCCTCTCCCAGGATGAGTGGGACCGTCTGGGCCCTGCCCAGCGTGGCCTCTACCGACACGTGATGATGGAGACCTATGGGAATGTGGTCTCTGTGG GAATTCCAGGATCCAAGCCCGAGGTGATCTCCCAGCTGGAGCGAGGAGAGGAGCCGTGGGTCCTGGACAAGCAGGGCAACGAGCAGCTCAGGGGCTGGGGCATCAGCCGCTCAG GATGTGAGCACAAGGATCAGGACCAGAACGCAGACTCCAGCCTGAGGCCGCTCACTTCAGAGGAGATATCAATGATTCTGAGGAAAACGCCTGCCGAGTGGAGTGATCCGGGAAGTTACGAACCTGAGCAGAGTTTCCGGCTGAGTCCCAGCCCTGCCGGCCCCCCTGAAGGCCAGGCTGTGAGCCCCAGCGCGCCGGTCGCCCAGCGCCCGGCCGTTCCTGGCGGGGAGAGGCCCTACCGGTGCGTGGAGTGCGGGAAGTGCTTTGGGCGGAGCTCCCACCTGCTGCAGCACCAGAGGACGCATACTGGGGAGAGGCCCTATGTGTGCGGTGTGTGTGGCAAGGCCTTCAGCCAGAGCTCGGTGCTCAGCAAGCACAAGAGGATccacacgggcgagaagccctACGCGTGCCACGAGTGTGGAAAGGCCTTTCGAGTGAGTTCGGATCTCGCTCAGCATCACAAGATACACACAGGGGAGAAGCCACACGAGTGTCTCGAGTGCCGCAAGGCCTTCACGCAGCTCTCGCACCTCCTGCAGCACCAGCGCATCCACACTGGCGAGCGGCCGTACGTGTGCGGTGTGTGCGGCAAGGCCTTCAACCACAGCACCGTGCTGCGCAGCCACCGGCGGGTGCACACGGGGGAGAAGCCTCACGAGTGTGCAGAGTGTGGTCGCGCCTTCAGCGTGAAGAGGACCCTGCTCCAGCACCAGCGGGTGCACACCGGGGAGAAGCCCTACGCCTGCGGCGAGTGTGGCCGCGCGTTCAGTGACCGCTCCGTCCTCATCCAGCATCACAGCGTGCACACTGGCGAGAAGCCGTACGAGTGTGGCGAGTGTGGCAAAGCCTTCCGGCACCGCTCCACCCTCCTGAACCATGAGCGCATCCACACGGAGGAGAAGCCGTATGGCTGCTACGCCTGCGGCAAGGCCTTCGTGCAGCACTCCCACTTGACCCAGCACCAGCGGGTCCACACCGGCGAGAAGCCCTACGTGTGCAGCGAGTGCGGCCACGCCTTCAGCGCCCGCAGGTCCCTGGTCCAGCACCAGCGGGTCCACACCGGCGAGCGGCCCTTCCGCTGCGCacagtgtggcaaggcctttagcTTGAAGGCCACGCTGATCGTGCACCTGAGGACCCACACGGGCGAGAGGCCGTACGAGTGCAGCCGCTGCGGCAAGGCCTTCAGCCAGTACTCGGTGCTCGTGCAGCACCAGCGCATCCACACGGGCGAGAGGCCGTACGAGTGTGCGGAGTGCGGCCGCGCCTTCAACCAGCACGGCCACCTCATCCAGCACCAGAAGGTGCACAGGAAGCTGTGA
- the ZNF250 gene encoding zinc finger protein 250 isoform X3: MMAAARLLPPPAVPQAKVTFEDVAVFLSQDEWDRLGPAQRGLYRHVMMETYGNVVSVGIPGSKPEVISQLERGEEPWVLDKQGNEQLRGWGISRSGCEHKDQDQNADSSLRPLTSEEISMILRKTPAEWSDPGSYEPEQSFRLSPSPAGPPEGQAVSPSAPVAQRPAVPGGERPYRCVECGKCFGRSSHLLQHQRTHTGERPYVCGVCGKAFSQSSVLSKHKRIHTGEKPYACHECGKAFRVSSDLAQHHKIHTGEKPHECLECRKAFTQLSHLLQHQRIHTGERPYVCGVCGKAFNHSTVLRSHRRVHTGEKPHECAECGRAFSVKRTLLQHQRVHTGEKPYACGECGRAFSDRSVLIQHHSVHTGEKPYECGECGKAFRHRSTLLNHERIHTEEKPYGCYACGKAFVQHSHLTQHQRVHTGEKPYVCSECGHAFSARRSLVQHQRVHTGERPFRCAQCGKAFSLKATLIVHLRTHTGERPYECSRCGKAFSQYSVLVQHQRIHTGERPYECAECGRAFNQHGHLIQHQKVHRKL; encoded by the exons ATGATGGCAGCGGCCCGGCTCCTGCCGCCACCAGCGGTGCCTCAG GCCAAGGTGACCTTCGAGGACGTGGCTGTGTTCCTCTCCCAGGATGAGTGGGACCGTCTGGGCCCTGCCCAGCGTGGCCTCTACCGACACGTGATGATGGAGACCTATGGGAATGTGGTCTCTGTGG GAATTCCAGGATCCAAGCCCGAGGTGATCTCCCAGCTGGAGCGAGGAGAGGAGCCGTGGGTCCTGGACAAGCAGGGCAACGAGCAGCTCAGGGGCTGGGGCATCAGCCGCTCAG GATGTGAGCACAAGGATCAGGACCAGAACGCAGACTCCAGCCTGAGGCCGCTCACTTCAGAGGAGATATCAATGATTCTGAGGAAAACGCCTGCCGAGTGGAGTGATCCGGGAAGTTACGAACCTGAGCAGAGTTTCCGGCTGAGTCCCAGCCCTGCCGGCCCCCCTGAAGGCCAGGCTGTGAGCCCCAGCGCGCCGGTCGCCCAGCGCCCGGCCGTTCCTGGCGGGGAGAGGCCCTACCGGTGCGTGGAGTGCGGGAAGTGCTTTGGGCGGAGCTCCCACCTGCTGCAGCACCAGAGGACGCATACTGGGGAGAGGCCCTATGTGTGCGGTGTGTGTGGCAAGGCCTTCAGCCAGAGCTCGGTGCTCAGCAAGCACAAGAGGATccacacgggcgagaagccctACGCGTGCCACGAGTGTGGAAAGGCCTTTCGAGTGAGTTCGGATCTCGCTCAGCATCACAAGATACACACAGGGGAGAAGCCACACGAGTGTCTCGAGTGCCGCAAGGCCTTCACGCAGCTCTCGCACCTCCTGCAGCACCAGCGCATCCACACTGGCGAGCGGCCGTACGTGTGCGGTGTGTGCGGCAAGGCCTTCAACCACAGCACCGTGCTGCGCAGCCACCGGCGGGTGCACACGGGGGAGAAGCCTCACGAGTGTGCAGAGTGTGGTCGCGCCTTCAGCGTGAAGAGGACCCTGCTCCAGCACCAGCGGGTGCACACCGGGGAGAAGCCCTACGCCTGCGGCGAGTGTGGCCGCGCGTTCAGTGACCGCTCCGTCCTCATCCAGCATCACAGCGTGCACACTGGCGAGAAGCCGTACGAGTGTGGCGAGTGTGGCAAAGCCTTCCGGCACCGCTCCACCCTCCTGAACCATGAGCGCATCCACACGGAGGAGAAGCCGTATGGCTGCTACGCCTGCGGCAAGGCCTTCGTGCAGCACTCCCACTTGACCCAGCACCAGCGGGTCCACACCGGCGAGAAGCCCTACGTGTGCAGCGAGTGCGGCCACGCCTTCAGCGCCCGCAGGTCCCTGGTCCAGCACCAGCGGGTCCACACCGGCGAGCGGCCCTTCCGCTGCGCacagtgtggcaaggcctttagcTTGAAGGCCACGCTGATCGTGCACCTGAGGACCCACACGGGCGAGAGGCCGTACGAGTGCAGCCGCTGCGGCAAGGCCTTCAGCCAGTACTCGGTGCTCGTGCAGCACCAGCGCATCCACACGGGCGAGAGGCCGTACGAGTGTGCGGAGTGCGGCCGCGCCTTCAACCAGCACGGCCACCTCATCCAGCACCAGAAGGTGCACAGGAAGCTGTGA